A single genomic interval of Natator depressus isolate rNatDep1 chromosome 14, rNatDep2.hap1, whole genome shotgun sequence harbors:
- the LOC141998566 gene encoding protein S100-A16-like: protein MGQSLQPEPSGERSGGRKLAEMEGEGSELERGLHAIVGSFYRYAEGSEGAKELDQAAFQTLLSNELSHQLTSSEDQQAALDLFEKVDANNDQKISFDEYWDLIVEICRVIRHTTYNE from the exons ATGGGGCAGAGTTTGCAGCCGGAGCCGTCCGGGGAGAGGAGCG GTGGGAGGAAGCTGGCCGAGatggagggggagggctctgagctggAACGGGGCCTCCATGCCATCGTGGGCAGCTTCTACAGATACGCCGAGGGCTCTGAGGGAGCTAAGGAGCTGGACCAGGCGGCTTTCCAGACGTTGCTCAGCAATGAGCTGAGCCATCAGCTCACG AGCTCCGAGGACCAGCAGGCAGCGCTGGACCTGTTTGAGAAGGTGGATGCCAACAACGATCAGAAGATCTCCTTCGACGAGTACTGGGATCTCATCGTAGAGATTTGCCGCGTGATCCGGCACACCACTTATAACGAGTAG
- the LOC141998568 gene encoding protein S100-A16-like, with protein MGQSLQPEPSGERSGGRKPAETAGEGSELERGLCVIVDSFYRYAEGPPGAKALDQAAFQNLLSNELSHQLTNTEVEAAVMRTFEKLDANKDQKISFDEYWQLIAWICQVIRRRDYNE; from the exons ATGGGGCAGAGTTTGCAGCCGGAGCCATCTGGGGAGAGGAGTG GTGGAAGGAAGCCAGCTGAGACGGCTGGGGAGGGGTCTGAGCTGGAACGGGGCCTCTGTGTGATTGTGGACAGCTTCTACAGATATGCCGAGGGCCCTCCTGGAGCGAAGGCGCTGGACCAGGCGGCTTTCCAGAACCTGCTCAGCAACGAGCTGAGCCATCAGCTCACG AACACAGAGGTTGAGGCAGCCGTGATGCGCACCTTTGAGAAGTTAGATGCCAACAAAGATCAGAAGATCTCCTTCGACGAGTACTGGCAGCTCATCGCCTGGATTTGCCAAGTGATCCGGCGCCGCGATTATAACGAGTAG
- the LOC141998797 gene encoding LOW QUALITY PROTEIN: C-type lectin domain family 2 member D-like (The sequence of the model RefSeq protein was modified relative to this genomic sequence to represent the inferred CDS: substituted 1 base at 1 genomic stop codon), giving the protein MFESSGSQPFQRTVPLKWNYKKCTIVLAVALAVVSLSLIITVTVLAVWRPQLPSADLGPPAGPTCPDGWIGYXGKCYYFSEAERNWTYSLTYCSALSASLAEISSEQEMAFLRRYKGKFDHWIGLQRDPGQLWKWANGTKFNNLFPIGEGGDCAYLNGLSAVSSLQCSSEKPWICTKPDAFTQAQEAAVEGGW; this is encoded by the exons ATGTtcgagtccagtggttctcaacctttccagaggaCTGTCCCACT GAAATGGaactacaagaaatgtacaattgtgctcGCAGTCGCCCTCGCAGTTGTGTCGTTAAGTCTCATCATCACTGTTACtgtcctggcag tgtggagacctCAGCTTCCGTCAGCTGATCTGggcccccctgctggccccacGTGTCCAGACGGCTGGATCGGATACtgagggaaatgctactatttctctgaggccgaaaggaactggacctacagcctgacctactgctctgcgctcagcgcctccctggctgagatcagcagtgagcaggaaatg gCTTTCCTGCGGCGCTATAAAGGCAAATTTGACCACTGGATTGGCCTccagagggaccctgggcagctctggaaatgggccaatggcaccaaattcaacaacct GTTTCCgataggagaaggaggagactgcGCGTATCTGAACGGTCTGAGTGCGGTCAGCAGCTTGCAATGCAGCAGTGAGAAaccctggatctgcaccaaacctgatgcatttacacaggcacaggaggctgccgtggaagggggctggtaa